From one Desulfobaculum bizertense DSM 18034 genomic stretch:
- a CDS encoding FKBP-type peptidyl-prolyl cis-trans isomerase codes for MATAKSGDTVKIHYTGTLSDGTEFDSSREREPLEFALGAGAVIPGFDAAVEGMEVGEKKTVNIPCAEAYGERVEQAIAVVPREHFPEDLKPEVGMSLQVPREDGTPIIVTVTEISEEAVTLDGNHPLAGQDLTFEIELVEIG; via the coding sequence ATGGCGACAGCCAAGAGCGGAGATACTGTCAAGATTCACTACACAGGCACCCTGAGCGACGGGACGGAGTTTGATTCTTCTCGTGAGCGCGAGCCTCTTGAGTTCGCACTGGGCGCTGGCGCAGTGATTCCCGGCTTTGATGCTGCAGTAGAGGGCATGGAAGTTGGTGAAAAGAAGACGGTAAATATTCCGTGCGCGGAAGCATATGGTGAGCGCGTTGAGCAGGCCATTGCAGTTGTTCCTCGTGAGCATTTCCCCGAAGACCTCAAGCCTGAGGTTGGCATGTCTCTGCAGGTACCTCGTGAAGACGGCACACCGATCATCGTGACCGTGACCGAGATTTCTGAAGAGGCTGTAACTCTTGATGGAAATCATCCTCTGGCAGGCCAGGATCTCACTTTTGAGATTGAGCTTGTTGAGATTGGCTAA